Genomic DNA from Niallia circulans:
GAAGAAACAAAAAGAAAACAAACGTGAGGCGAACATTTCGGGTAGTGAAGGATAATTAATATATGATAGAATGTTCTACATGAGCATTCTTTTTTTTAGCATTGCCAATGTTCAGAAGCTTTTACATAAATTCTATCATTTTAGTGGAATAAAATTTTAGTAAAAAATTAGTATCGGGGAGAGAACCATAATGGAGAAATTAACGAAATTACGGGAAGCTTTAGCAACTGCTGGTGTGGATGGTATTGTTATTGCCAGCAATTATAACCGCCGCTATATCAGTAACTTTACTGGTTCTGCTGGTGTTGTGTTAATCAGTGGAGAGGGAGCTAAATTCATTACAGACTTCCGCTATACAGAACAGGCTGCTAGTCAATGTGTTGGTTTTGACATTGTTAAGCACAGTGGTCCAATTCAAAAGGAAGTGGCAGAACAGGCGGAAAAATTAGGGATCAAAAAGCTTGGTTTTGAACAGGATTATTTGACTTTTACTGAATACAGACTGTATGAAGCTGTATTTAATGGCGAACTAGTTCCTGTTTCTGGTCTTGTGGAAAAGTTACGCTTGATTAAGACTAGGGAAGAGATTAAGATATTAAAGGAAGCAGCGGAGATCGCAGATGCCGCTTTTGCCCATATCCTTAAGTTTATTAAGGTTGGGAAGACAGAACTGGAAGTATCGAATGAATTAGAGTTTTTTATGAGAAAAGCAGGTGCGGTATCATCGTCCTTTGACACGATTGTCGCTTCTGGAACTAGATCTGCATTGCCACATGGTGTGGCGTCAGAAAAGCTAATCGAAGCAGGCGATTTTGTGACAATGGATTTCGGGGCATATTATAAAGGATATGTGTCTGATATGACGAGAACAGTTGCCGTTGGCAAACCAGACGAAAAGCTAAAGGAAATATATGATATTGTCCTCCAAGCTCAGTTAAAAGGAATGGAAGGTATTAAACCGGGACTTACTGGCATTCAAGCTGATGCATTGACACGTGATTACATAAGTGCGCATGGATATGGTGAGTATTTTGGCCACTCTACAGGTCATGGAATCGGTTTAGAGGTCCATGAAGGACCAGGGCTTTCTTCTAAATCAGAGACAGTTCTTGAGTCAGGCATGGTTGTAACGGTTGAACCAGGCATCTATATTCCAGGTCTGGGCGGGGTTCGCATTGAGGATGATACTATCATAACAGATGATCATAATGAAGCTTTAACCCATTCACCAAAAGAATTGATTATTTTATAGGATTAACAGGAGGATCATTTATGATTTCAGTAAACGATTTTAAAACAGGTTTAACAATTGAAGTGGATAACGGAATTTGGCGTGTATTGGATTTCCAACATGTTAAACCAGGAAAAGGCGCTGCATTCGTACGTTCTAAATTGAAAAACCTTCGTACAGGAGCAGTTCAAGAAAAAACGTTCAGAGCAGGCGAAAAGGTTGCAAAAGCACAAATTGATAACCGTAAAATGCAATACTTGTATGCAAGCGGTGATCAACATGTGTTCATGGACCAAGAATCTTATGACCAAATTGAGCTTTCTGCAGATGCAATCGAATACGAATTGAAGTTCTTGCAAGAGAATATGGAAGTATATATCATGATGTACCAAACAGAAACACTTGGTGTTGAGCTTCCGAATACAGTAGTGCTTGAAGTAACAGAAACAGAGCCTGGTATTAAAGGTGACACTGCTTCTGGTGGAACAAAGCCTGCCATTTTAGAAACTGGCCTTTCTGTGCAAGTTCCTTTCTTCATCAACCAAGGCGACAAATTGATCATCAATACAGCTGAAGCGAGCTATGTATCTCGCGCGTAATTTTAGTTTACGGTTTTTACCATTTGCGTTTCAAGAATGGATGCTGTATTATATAAATATAAACGCTGCGTTGTACGTTATCGTATGAAGTTTCAACCTTTATCGTTAATTAGGGAGTTCTATATTAAAGAAGGATCAGCATGCCTTATGACTAGCTCATTAGGACATATGAAGAAATCTTTTGCGAACACCCACCTGGTGGAGCAGGTTTTGAAACTCCATACACCTAAGCGGCAAAGGCGGCAAAAAAGAAGAGAACATTGTTCTCTTCTTTTTTTTGTGCAAATAAAAGTACTTATGCAGTCAGCCTTCAGGAATGACAAGCTTTTGACCTGCATAAATTTGGTTAACATTTTGAATATTATTCGCTTCAGCAATCGCAGAAACTGAGACACCGTATCGTTGGCTTATTGCTGATAGTGTGTCACCGGCTGCAATCGTATAAGATTTAGCAGGTGTGCTTGGAGCAGAGTTTTGCTGGTTTTGGCTTTCATCTAAATAAGGAAGCGGATTAACTGCATTTGATTTAGCGCTATTCCATCTTCCACGATGAAGTTCAAAATGCAGATGCTGTCCTGTCGATTGGCCAGTGTTGCCCATAACGCCAATAGTTTGTCCAGCTTTGACTCTTTCACCAACAGAAACCCTTCTTGAACCAGAACGCATGTGAGCATAAACAGTTTCCCAAACCTGTCCACCAAACTGATGGACAATCATGATGCACTCCCCGTAGCTTGAGGAAACATAGGAGCGAGAAACAGTCCCATCAGCTGCAGCTGCAATCGGGTTTGTGCCAGATTTCGCAAAGTCAACTCCAAAGTGCTTGTTAGCACCAGTAGTTCGGAAAGGGTTGCTGAGATTGGTAACGGATGTTGGTCGCCTAAACATGGAAATCACCTCCAAGATATGTTATGCACAAAAGAGGAGGGAAGCTTGGACACTTATTCTTTATAAAAAGAAAAAAAGGCACAGCTTAAAGTTGCTGTACCCTTTTGTATATGCTTAATTTCCAAAGTCATAGCCTTTCATATTAGCAATAATCTTTGAAATATCTGTATTATCAATGACTCCATGGAACTTTTCTGCACCTTTTCCATAAGCAAATAAAGCAATCATATTCCCTGTATGGCCTCCTGTTGTGTGGCTGAGCTGCTGTGTAGTGCTATCCAGTATGCCAGCATGATAATGGCTGGCAATAATTCTTCCTATTTCTCTGCCGACCTTTTGCTCTGGATAAATACTGCCATCTTTCTTTTTAATACTTTCCTTAAAATGCACCAATTCTTCGTTTGTTAGCTTCACATTTGCGTATTTTTGAAAAACCCTCATAATACTTTCTGTTGAATAATCTTTTGTGTTCGCATCCTTTGTTAATTTTTGCGCCATTAATTCTGGTGTTATTTGAATGTTCTTTAATGCCTTAATGTCCATCGGTTCTGTTACCGAAATCCCCATTGTTTCATGATCTGCTGCAACGATCACTAAAGTGTCCTGCCGTTTTTGTGCCCATTCCACACAGTATTTGACAGCTTCATCAAACTCAATCGTTTCTTTCCATATACTTGTTATATCAGTCGAGTGAGCAGCATGATCAATTCTTGCGCCTTCTATAACAGCGAAAAATCCCTTATTACCGTTTACAAGGGCTTCAATTGTTTTACCAGCCATCTCTGTCAATGTTGGCTCCGTGCTTTTTAACTCCTTTCGATCTTGTTTAAAGGAAAGGTGTTTGCTCGCAAAAAGACCAAGTAGTTTGTCTCCATTTGCTGAGGCAAGCTCGTTTTTTGATGTGACAAATGTGTAGCCTTGAGCTTTGTATTTTTTTATTAATTCCCTGTTTTTCCCGAAGTACATAGACCCGCCGCCCATAACGACGTCAATGTTGTTTTCTAATTGCTGCCTCGCAATTTCCTCCTGATCTGCCCATCTATCCTTAACGCTAGCTGTAAAGCTTGCCGGAGTGGCATCTGTCACACTGTTAGTCGAAACGATTCCAGTTTTGTTTCCATTTGCCTTAAAAACATCAAGGATGCTTGGAGAGTTTTTCCCATCCTTTGTCATTCCAATCATGCCATTGTTTGTTTTCTTTCCAATAGCGATGGCAGTTCCTCCTGCTGCTGAATCTGTCACATTATTATTTGCAGAGTACGTTTTGACAAGGGCGGTGTTGGGCAGTGTTTGCAAAAATAACCTGCCTTCTTTTCCATGCTCAAATAAACTCGCTATTTCCATTTGGCCAAGACCCATTCCATCCCCAATCAACAGAATGACATTTTTCGGACCGTTTGCTGCTAAAGCATAAGGCGAGCTTCCAAAAGCCATCCAAATAGTGAGAAGCAGACAGATGCAGCGGAATAATTTTGTTTTCATGCTAAAAGACTCCTTTTTAAGTAACTGTTTTTTATAGCTTTTGGAATCTGCCAGCTTTTTAGTCGTAATTATAAAACTGCTTAAGAAAGAGAACAGGCAGTCATATTATTGTTCTTCGTGCATACATTTTAATAAGTCGCATTGTAAGCCAGTGATTTTAGTGAGTTGGACAACCTTAAAAAAGGAGAAAAGCGCTGTGAACACATTCTATTCATTCTTGCCCAAAAAAATAGCTGATCAACTACTCACACTCTCTCCTGCTGAAAGAGAGCGAATAGAAGAAATCAGAATCCGGATTGGGAGGCCATTAGAAATATCTCTTCATGACGGTGTACGATTTATCGATATGGAAATGACGAAGGAGGATGCCTTTCAGTTTCTTAATAAACTCAGTCATTACTCTGTTTATACGATTGATGAAGAGCTGAAGAGGGGCTACATCACCGTCGAAGGCGGCCATCGCATTGGTCTTGCAGGTAAAGTTATCTTAGAGGAAAGTTCAGTCAAGGCGATTAGGGATATAGCTTCCTTTAATGTGCGCATAGCAAAGGAGAAAATTGGCTCTGCAGAACCATTCGCCCCGTTTCTCTATAATGGAGCAAAATGGCTGCATACGATGATTATTGGGCCGCCACAAACAGGGAAGACCACAATTTTACGAGATTTAGCAAGAATTGTCTCAACAGGACATGCGTTGCACAACATCCCAGCCCTTAAGGTCGGTATTGTCGACGAAAGGTCTGAAATAGCAGGCTGTTTGGATGGCATTCCTCAGATGACGTTTGGAACAAGGGTAGATGTTCTTGATTCCTGTCCAAAGGCAGAAGGAATGATGATGATGATTCGTTCCATGAGTCCCAATGTCCTTATTGTCGATGAAGTTGGCCGCAAGGAGGATGGAGAGGCTATTTTAGAAGCTGTTAACGCAGGTATTCAGCTGATGATGACTACACACGGCACTTCCTTTGAGGAAATTAAAAACAGACCAACACTTAAACCGATTATGGAATCGGGAATTTTTGAAAGATATGTAGAGTTGAGCAGGGCAAATGGTCCGGGCACTGTTAGTGCTATCAGAAATGGACATGGACAGATCTTAAGGGAAATGAAGGTGATGTAAATGATGAAGATAATTGGTGCAATCATCATTATAGCCACCACAAGCCTTGGAGGAATGGAAATAGCAAGATCATTTAGTGAAAGACCTAAGCAGCTTAGGCAATTGAAATCGGCTTTGCAGTCTTTAGAAGCAGAAATTATGTACGGTCATACACCACTGCATGAAGCGGCTAGACGTTTAGCTGAGCAGCTCCACCAGCCCTTGAGCACTTTTTTTGATAATTTTTCGCAAAAGCTCATGACAGAAGAGACAACGGTAAGGGATGCTTGGACAACCTGTCTTGATGACATTTGGAAAAGGACGGCAATGAAAAAGCCTGAATTGGAAATCATGAAGCAGTTTGGTGAAACGCTCGGCAGACATGACAGGGCTTCCCAGCAGAAACAAATTATGCTGACACTAACTCATATCGAAAGAGAAGAGCAAGAAGCAAGAGACCATCAATTGAGATATGAAAAAATGTTTAAGAGCTTAGGCGTGCTTTCAGGGCTATTGATTGTCATTTTATTGATGTAGGTTTAGGAGGAGACATAATGGGTTTAGAGGTGGATATTATCTTCAAGATAGCTGGTGTCGGCATCGTTGTTGCTTTTTTGCACACGATACTAGACCAGGTTGGAAAAAAAGAATATGCACAGTGGGTAACATTATTTGGCTTTATCTATATTTTATTTATGGTTGCCAACATCGTAGATGACTTATTCCAAAAAATCAAATCGGTTTTCTTATTTCAGGGATAAAGGGGGATACGATCATTGAGATTCTTCAAATAGTCGGGATTGCCCTTATTTCGACCTTTTTAGCCTTAATCATAAAAGAGCAAAAACCCAATATCGCCTTTTTGCTTGTTGTTTTTGTCGGCTGTGTTATTTTTCTATTTCTCGTTGATCAAATTGCTTCCATCATTGAAATGGTGGAAAGCATCGCTCTTAATGCGAAAGTGAATACCGTTTATGTGGAAACAATCTTAAAGATTATCGGTATTGCTTATATTGCTGAATTTGCTGTCCAAATAACGAAGGATGCTGGACAAGGTGCAATAGCATCCAAAATTGAATTGGCAGGGAAAATTTTAATCTTGGCAATGGCTGTGCCTATCCTCACAGTCCTTGTAGAAACAATCATTAATATGATTCCAAATTAGGTGTAAGATGTTTAATCTTGGGGTGAACTAATGAAAACGAAACTAAAAATTGTACTAGTATTCTTATTCACATTCTTTTTATTCATTAATCCAGTTGTACAAGCAGAATCTCCTCAAGACGATACAGAAGAAGAAGCAACAACGAGTCAGGCATTTAGCCCGGAAGAGGTCGTTCAATCCCAAATTGACAGTCTTGATTTAACAGAGCTGAAAGGTTTTTGGGAAAGCATAACTAATGAGTATGGAGGCTATCTGCCAGAGATTCAGAAGGGAAGTCTCTATGACTTTATTAAGGGCGAGAAGGATTTTGACTTCAGTATGTTTTTCTCTGGCTTGACGAAGTTTATCTTTCATGAGGTTGTCGTCAATGGCAAGCTGCTTGGATCGCTTATTCTATTGACTGTTTTCAGCATGCTGCTTCAGATGCTGCAAAACTCCTTTGAAAACAGCTCCATTAGTAAGGTAGCTTATTCTATTGTGTTTATGGTCTTGATTATTTTAGCACTTAATAGCTTTCACGTCGCGATTACCTATGCCAATGAAGCGATCACCACCATGACAAGCTTTATTTTGGCACTCGTGCCGCTCTTGCTTGCATTAATGGCAGCATCAGGTGGTGCGATATCGGCAGCGTTTTTCCATCCTGTTATTCTGTTTTTAATGAATACAAGCGGCATGCTGATTTCCTACATCGTATTACCGTTATTGTTCTTGTCCACATTGCTGCATATTGTCAGCAGTTTATCAAGTCAGTATAAAGTGACACAGCTAGGTAATTTGCTGCGCAATATCAGTATAGGCATTCTTGGGATATTTTTGACGATCTTCTTAGGCGTCCTATCTGTCCAAGGAATATCAACTGCTGTTACAGATGGAATTACATTGCGGACAGCTAAATTTGTGGCAGGGAATTTTATTCCAGTAATAGGCAGGATGTTCACAGATACCGCTGATACTGTTATAAGTGCTTCTCTGTTGCTGAAAAATACAGTCGGTATTGCCGGTGTTGCCATCCTTTTAATCATTGTTGCTTTTCCGGCATTAAAAATTCTCGTCATCTCGATTATTTATAAATTTGCAGCAGCATTGCTGCAGCCGCTTGGAGGGGGTCCTGTCATCAACTGCCTGGACATTATCAGCAAAAGCGTTCTGTATGTTTTTGCAGCCTTGGCAATTGTTTCTCTCATGTTCTTTTTAAGTCTTACCGTTATCATCGCTGCAAGCAATGTGACGATGATGATGAAATAAGGTAGGTGAATAATATGAGTTTTATAACAGAATGGGTTACTAATATCATTCTATTTGTTTTGCTGGCGACAGTGATTGATATGCTGCTGCCGAATTCTACGTTTCAAAAATACGCAAAGCTCGTTTGTGGTCTTTTGCTGATCACCGTTATCCTGACACCAGTGTTTAAGCTTGTTTCAGGTGATTTTGAAAAAGTGCTTGAGGCAGCTACTATCAATCTTCCAGAAGAAAAAAATATAGAAAATTCGATAGAATCGCAAAAAAAAGAAATACAAGCATCACTTGATGAATATACATTAGAAAAAATGGCTGTCCAACTGAAGGAGGATGCCAACAAGGAGTTGATAGCAGACTACGGAGTCGAAATAGATTCCATTAAACTATCGTTAAATGATCAATCAAAAGAAAGCTTTCCAGACAATTTAGACAGACTTGTCCTAGTCCTGAAGGAGGCGGATGAGGAGTCACAAGGGGCAGTGGAAGCAGTCAGTCCTGTATCCATTGACACACAGCAACCCCTTCCAGAAAGCAGTGGCAAAGAACAAGTGGATACAGCTAATATTGTTTCATTTCTATCAGGTAAATGGGATGTGCCAGAAGGTAACATCGCCATTCTAGCTAAAGGAGGGGAGTAGTGCAGATATGGAAAAAGACAATGACAAGGATAAGGATAAGGCCACGGATAAAGATAAGGCACAAGGTCCGATTACTTTTCTAAAAAAAATGCTGTCTGGCAACAACAACAAAAAGCAAGGGAAGGCCCAGTATTTAATTATTGTTGTATTGTTCGGGGCTGCCATTATGCTGTTAAGCAACATGTTCTTTAAAGATGGGAACGCAGATGTTTCAGCTTTTAATCAAAACGAGGCAGCAAGCACAGACCAGGCAGAAGAGGTATTTGGTCAGAAATCCGGCAATTCAACAGACATTACTGATTACGAAAAACTCTACACAGATCAAATCAAAGACGCGATCAATGCAATGGCTGGTGTGAAGGATGCAGTTGTTTATGTCAATATTGATGGCTCTGAGACGAAGGTGTATGAAAAGAATAAGACCAATTCAAGCCAGACAACACAAGAAGAGGATCCTCAGGGCGGAAAGCGAACTGTCGAAGAAAACTCCTCAGAAGAGAGTTTGGTAACAGTGCCAAATGGAGATAAGCAAGTTCCAATTGTTGTGGAAACGAAGAAGCCGACAATTAGAGGTGTTCTTGTCATTGCAAAAGGAGCTGAAAATATAAAAGTGAAAAGCATGATAGTTGAGGCGGTTACAAGGGCATTGGATGTCCCAAGCCACCGGGTATCTGTTCAAGCAAAACAAAATTAAGGGGGATTCATAAATGTTATTGAAAAAGCAAACGGTATGGTTATTGACAATGTTAAGCTTAGTGGTTGTATTGACAGTGTATTACACAACATCACCAGAACAGACAAATGAATTTGCGACAACAGAAGACGCAGCGAAGGAAAACACAGCAAAAGAAGAAGCAGCTACTGAAAATGCGAAAGGAGATGCTGCGGCAGAGGATGGCAGCTCTGTATCAACGATTGCCTCTGACGAAGTATTTGAAGAAATGAGATTGCAATTGGATGAACAGCGCAGCAAACAAGAAGAGCAGCTGACTGAAACAATGTCAGAAGCAAAAACAGCTGAGGAAAAAAGCGCGGCTCAAGACAAAATTGAGGAGCTGCAAAAGCTGTCTGATAATGAAAAAATGATGGAAACACTGATTAAAGCGGAAAATTATGATGATGTGCTTGTCCGTGCTGTTGACGGAAAAGTAAATGTAACTGTAAAAGCTGGCGAGCTATCTGCTGAAGCAGCCAATGATATCGTCCAATTAGTTAGAGAAAACTTAAACCAGCCAAACGCCTTTGTTGCAGTGAAAATCGATCCTAAATAAGAAAAAAGGCAAAAAGGGAAGACAGCTTTCCTTTTTGCTTTTTTTTATTTTTGTCAGAAGAAAAAATGATGTGAATAGTTATTTTCTGCAGAAAATGGTATGATAATTTAGCAGAAGGAATAAATAACTGCAAGAAAAATGATACTGAATGATAGAAGTGGTTGAACTATTAGAAGGTCTTATCGTATGATATTAGTATCTAGTCATAAAGAATTGTAATGAAGGAGTGCAAAAGCATGTTAAAAATAGAAGAAATCAAGGATCTGATTAACCTTATCAACGATTCAAACATTAGCGACTTCGTATATGAAAATGAAGGAGCGAAAGTAGAAATCAAAAAAAATCGTCCTGAGGTTCAAGCAATCGCAGCTGTAAGTGCACCTGCACCTATACAGCAGATTCAAGCAGTTCAGCCGCAAGCAGCACAAGTAGTCCAAGAAGAAGCGGCTCAAGCTCCTGCGGTAAGCTCAAATGAGAACTTACATAAAGTAACTTCGCCGATGGTAGGAACTTTCTATCAATCTGCAACACCTGATGCACCTGCATATGTGTCTGTTGGAGATAAAGTGTCAAAAGATACAGTAGTATGTATTGTGGAGGCAATGAAGCTATTCAACGAAATCACTGCAGAGGTTGAAGGGGAGATTGTCGAAATTCTTGTTAAAGACGGCGAGCTAGTAGAATACGGTGAACCTTTATTTTTAGTGAAGGCTCTGTAAAGAGAGGGTTTAACATATGATTAAGAAGCTATTAATCGCAAACAGAGGAGAAATAGCGGTACGGATTATCAGAGCGTGCCGTGAAATGAATATTGAAACGGTAGCAGTATTTTCAGAGGCGGACAGAGAAGCCCTTCATGTTCAGCTCGCAGATGAAGCTATTTGCATCGGGCCGACTTCCTCTAAGGAAAGCTACTTGAACTTTACAAATATTATCAGTGCAGCAATGCTGACTGGCAGTGATGCAATCCATCCTGGTTACGGATTCTTGGCAGAAAATGCCGACTTCGCAGAGCTTTGCCGTGATTGCAACATAACTTTTGTGGGACCAAGTCCAGAAGCCATTAATAAAATGGGAACAAAAGACGTTGCGAGAGAAACAATGCGCGAAGCTGGTGTTCCGATTGTGCCAGGATCTCAAGGCATCATAAAGGATGTGGAGGAAGGCATCAGTCTTGCAGAGAAAATTGGCTATCCTGTTATCATTAAAGCAACTGCAGGCGGAGGCGGTAAGGGTATCCGTGTTGCAAGAACAGAAGAAGAGCTTATCAACGGAATTAACATCACTCAACAAGAAGCTTTAACAGCTTTCGGTAATGCTGGTGTTTACTTAGAGAAGTTCATTGAAGACTTCCGTCATGTTGAACTGCAAGTACTTGCTGATAACTACGGCCAAGTAATTCATTTAGGTGAAAGAGACTGTTCTATTCAAAGAAGACTGCAAAAGCTTTTGGAAGAGACTCCTTCACCAGTATTGACAGAGGAAATTCGTGAAAGAATGGGTGCAGCTGCAGTTAAGGCAGCAGAAGCTGTGAAATACAGCGGTGCAGGCACGGTTGAATTTATTTACGATTACCAAAATCAACAGTTCTACTTCATGGAAATGAACACTCGTATTCAAGTAGAGCATCCTGTTACAGAAATGGTAACGGGTATTGATTTGATAAAAGAGCAAATACTAGTAGCATCTGGAAAACCATTGGCTGTAACGCAAAAGGATGTTGAATTTAATGGATGGGCGATAGAATGCCGTATCAATGCTGAAAATCCTGCAAAGAATTTCATGCCGTCAGCTGGAAAAATCAATATGTATCTTCCGCCAGGTGGTTTAGGTGTTCGTGTTGATTCTGCAGCATATCCAGGCTACACAATCCCGCCATACTATGACAGTATGATCGCGAAGGTGATTACATATGGCGCGACAAGAAATGAAGCAATCGCACGTATGAAGCGCGCACTTAGTGAATTTGTTATTGAAGGCGTTCATACAACAATCCCGTTTCACTTGAAACTCCTTAATCATGAAAAATTTGTAGAAGGAAACTTCAACACAAAGTTTTTAGAGATGTATGATTTGATGAAATCCGAAGATTAAAGGGAGGAACCAAAATGAGCGAATCAACTATTTTAGATATGAACCAGGAATACACTGGCTTGGGAAAAGTGGAAATTGCTCCTGAAGTCATCGAAGTAATCGCTGGGATTGCAGCATCTGAAGTGGAGGGTGTAGCCCAGATGAGAGGAAACTTTGCTTCTGGAGTTGTGGAAAAGCTGGGTAAAAAGCTGCACAACAAAGGAGTTAAAGTGGAGCTCGCTGAAGATGGCATAAAGGTGGATGTCTATTGTGTGATGAACTTTGGCATTTCCATCCCGCAAGTCGCACAGCAAATACAAGATAATATTCGCCAAACACTGCTTAATATGACAGCGTTAGTAGCGGAAGAAATTAATATACATGTGGTTGGCGTTCAGTTTGAGAATGCGAAACAAGACACAGAAACACAGCAAGAGATGTAAATAAATAAGCTGCTTTGAGGATATGCTTAACTTTTTCTACATATAGCGTTCCAAGCTATGTGTAGAAAAAGCTGCAATGGCTCTTGGCAGCTTTTTTAGTGCGGAAAGTTTCCAAAAGTTTAATGGTGAATAGAAGTTTCTGTCTATATATGCTATTATCTTTTTAGCATGTTAAGATGGTAATAGGAAAATGGCCGAATGACATAATGATAAAGAGTCCAAGACATGGATTCTTTAAAAGAATAATGGACAAGCATGTTTTACATGCAAGTGTTTAAAGGAGCATAAAAGAAATGAAAAGAAGAACGGCAAGAGAAAAGGCGCTTCAAGCGTTATTTCAAATTGACCTAAGTGAAATAGACAAGAATGAAGCAATCATCCATGCACTTGATGGCGAAAAGCCGGATGTATATCTGTCTGCACTTGTTAATGGAGTACTAGACCACCAAGTGTCAATTGATGAGCAAATAAGCAAGCATTTGGAAAATTGGACAATCGACAGAATTGCCAATGTAGACAGAAATCTTTTAAGAATTTCTGTTTATGAACTTTTATATGGTTCCGAGGAAGTGCCGGCAAATGTTGTCATTGACGAAGCGGTAGAAATTGCAAAAGCATATGGTGACGACAAGTCCAGCAAGTTTGTTAATGGACTGCTTTCCAAAATCAAAAACAGTTTGTAAAGTTTATGAATAGGGAATAGAAAGAATCGTTCACAATAGAGATACGCGAACACATTAAAGGGAAAGCAGATATACTGCCATTCCCTTTTATCCTGTAAGGGAGCGTTTAAAATGGAAAATAGGTATTTGACAATACAAGCTTTAACGAAATACATAAAAAGAAAATTCGACGCCGATCCCCATTTGCAGCATGTCCATGTTAAGGGCGAAATATCAAATTTCAAACAGCATAGCAGTGGACATATGTACTTCACCTTAAAGGACGATAAGGCAAGAATCCTTGCTGTCATGTTTGCGAGAAGTGCCCAAGGGATGAAATTTAAGCCGGAAAACGGGATGAAGGTCCTTGTGAAGGCTTCCGTTACTGTGTATGAGCAAAGCGGCCAATATCAAATGTATGTTCAAGAAATGAGTCCAGACGGTATCGGCGACCTGTATTTGGCT
This window encodes:
- the spoIIIAF gene encoding stage III sporulation protein AF, translated to MSFITEWVTNIILFVLLATVIDMLLPNSTFQKYAKLVCGLLLITVILTPVFKLVSGDFEKVLEAATINLPEEKNIENSIESQKKEIQASLDEYTLEKMAVQLKEDANKELIADYGVEIDSIKLSLNDQSKESFPDNLDRLVLVLKEADEESQGAVEAVSPVSIDTQQPLPESSGKEQVDTANIVSFLSGKWDVPEGNIAILAKGGE
- the spoIIIAG gene encoding stage III sporulation protein AG; this translates as MEKDNDKDKDKATDKDKAQGPITFLKKMLSGNNNKKQGKAQYLIIVVLFGAAIMLLSNMFFKDGNADVSAFNQNEAASTDQAEEVFGQKSGNSTDITDYEKLYTDQIKDAINAMAGVKDAVVYVNIDGSETKVYEKNKTNSSQTTQEEDPQGGKRTVEENSSEESLVTVPNGDKQVPIVVETKKPTIRGVLVIAKGAENIKVKSMIVEAVTRALDVPSHRVSVQAKQN
- a CDS encoding SpoIIIAH-like family protein, which gives rise to MLLKKQTVWLLTMLSLVVVLTVYYTTSPEQTNEFATTEDAAKENTAKEEAATENAKGDAAAEDGSSVSTIASDEVFEEMRLQLDEQRSKQEEQLTETMSEAKTAEEKSAAQDKIEELQKLSDNEKMMETLIKAENYDDVLVRAVDGKVNVTVKAGELSAEAANDIVQLVRENLNQPNAFVAVKIDPK
- the accB gene encoding acetyl-CoA carboxylase biotin carboxyl carrier protein — encoded protein: MLKIEEIKDLINLINDSNISDFVYENEGAKVEIKKNRPEVQAIAAVSAPAPIQQIQAVQPQAAQVVQEEAAQAPAVSSNENLHKVTSPMVGTFYQSATPDAPAYVSVGDKVSKDTVVCIVEAMKLFNEITAEVEGEIVEILVKDGELVEYGEPLFLVKAL
- the accC gene encoding acetyl-CoA carboxylase biotin carboxylase subunit — encoded protein: MIKKLLIANRGEIAVRIIRACREMNIETVAVFSEADREALHVQLADEAICIGPTSSKESYLNFTNIISAAMLTGSDAIHPGYGFLAENADFAELCRDCNITFVGPSPEAINKMGTKDVARETMREAGVPIVPGSQGIIKDVEEGISLAEKIGYPVIIKATAGGGGKGIRVARTEEELINGINITQQEALTAFGNAGVYLEKFIEDFRHVELQVLADNYGQVIHLGERDCSIQRRLQKLLEETPSPVLTEEIRERMGAAAVKAAEAVKYSGAGTVEFIYDYQNQQFYFMEMNTRIQVEHPVTEMVTGIDLIKEQILVASGKPLAVTQKDVEFNGWAIECRINAENPAKNFMPSAGKINMYLPPGGLGVRVDSAAYPGYTIPPYYDSMIAKVITYGATRNEAIARMKRALSEFVIEGVHTTIPFHLKLLNHEKFVEGNFNTKFLEMYDLMKSED
- a CDS encoding Asp23/Gls24 family envelope stress response protein; this encodes MSESTILDMNQEYTGLGKVEIAPEVIEVIAGIAASEVEGVAQMRGNFASGVVEKLGKKLHNKGVKVELAEDGIKVDVYCVMNFGISIPQVAQQIQDNIRQTLLNMTALVAEEINIHVVGVQFENAKQDTETQQEM
- the nusB gene encoding transcription antitermination factor NusB — its product is MKRRTAREKALQALFQIDLSEIDKNEAIIHALDGEKPDVYLSALVNGVLDHQVSIDEQISKHLENWTIDRIANVDRNLLRISVYELLYGSEEVPANVVIDEAVEIAKAYGDDKSSKFVNGLLSKIKNSL